The genomic interval GAATATGAAAGCATTTCGCAAGAGAGCCACTTGCATAGTCCCTCATATCAAAAGTTTTTTGTCTAATTGGCATttggaattaaataaaaaaaaaacatcttaATTCATTACTATGCATACCACAACCACATACACCTGTATGCGTGCTTGTGTGTACAGTAACATCGCCCGCTGACGGACCCTGGTCAGGTGCCAAAAAGTTCACAAGTGTCGatgccacacacatacaaagtCAGCCTTGGCCTCCAAAACCAAATGTGTTTGCGGATAAAACATTAACTAACATTTGGGTCTGATACATAACGAAtccaaaataaaacagaatCTATGATTTGTGGATGAAATTGTCTTACATATCAAGACTCAACGCCACTTTTGTAAAAATGAGTATCATCTTATAAAATAGTATTCATTGCTCTAACTCTATAAAAAGTTGTATTCCTATATTCCTGCTCTTGCCAATTCACGAAGTTCGTGGCTAATATCAGTTATTTTTGTGAAGCCTAAGGTCAGCGTGTGAGTtcccaaattaaaaattagcATATGCTCAATGAGGTTTATTGTAGAGCCAAGAATAAACATTATAAGTTCCGAATCAAGCATAAGTGCTTATTTAAAGTCCAATCACGGCGTGAACATAAAGCAaactttaattattatttctttatagGCATATGCCGCTgacataaataataagtaaTTGGCGTTGTTGTTTCTATGTCCCATTCCGGCCCGTCAAATAATTGTGGGATGACATTGAGGGGGCCACGAGTTGGCCAAACAGACAAACTTAATTGGGGGAAATCCAAATGCGGGTTCACCAGTTTTACATAATAATTTCACCTGTTATAAGAAATGTTGAGCGCCTTCGCCCATTCCGTTAAACATTGGCACAATCTATTCACACCTATGGAAATAGGTCGGTTGCACCTGCCATACTCacattttgtgcaaatatctAGCAGATCTGGCAGCGTTCGCACTTATaagaaaaagtaaaacaatatgcaaactgtgcacaaaatataataaaaaacaaacaaaaaaataaaatataaaacaacgCAACGGCATCACTTTCTCCCTTAAtaagtacatatttacatttaccCAACGCATTGGCAAATTGGCCAGCCCAAGTGCCCGTAAGCGCTGCCGCCGACTGTATCGGGACacattgcataaatatgaggTAATGTTTTAATAAGCAAACAAGATGAGCTCCAagcaaaatttgaaatatagaCACCTGGTGACACTTGGTGCCAGTTTCTTATCCTCCATTTGACAGAGATTTGCATACAAGGCGGGCCCGGGGGGTGGCTCTAAAAAATCTAGCGATTCATCATTTTTTCCTATTCTACTCCTGCCGATTTTGATGCAAGCTCTTTGAGACAAAACCCAACATGCCAtgaatattacaaaaatttcAGAGATGGATGTACGCCCACTTGGCAACTGCACATTCAggcaatatttaatttgtaatagTAAACGTTTcacttaatttttatttttaattttattttaaacacTTTAGCGGCCCAACTAAGCCATTAAATGAAGATCATATAGTTAAGTTGACTGTAAGCAAACTTGAACTTGTGTTGATCAACACaatggcaataaaaacaaattaaaatttgagtGTAATATTATAGAAAAGAGCGCTATGACATTTAAATACCCTCATAATTGTCATTATATAGGTTAATGTAAGTCAGTCATTGTAGGTGTACTTCATGATAATGCACAAATGTGTCACGATGATATGTAGCTCATAATGTACGACGATTTGTTTAAAACATATATTCGTAGTGCCCAGCACACTAGCATAGTACAAATACTGTTGGGATTATaatgtattaaaaatatttgaaaccAAAAATTCGGTCAGTTTGTTGGGAAAAGACGACGTGCCGTCAATGACAGGCATTGCTTAAGATTTAGTGTAGCCCATTGCACgtacaattttattattgcaatatttttgcCTTTCTCAATATGAACATACTTGCAAACGTAGATCATATTTATGAGCCGAAACTTTACGAGCGTTGACCAAAAAAATACTATTCTTTATGTAGACTACAAATAATATGCAACCGTTAAGTTATTTaaaagtataataaaaaaaacacacaacttTCAAttctataatttataatatatacttataaaaaaaataaatattcatttaatacttaaatattattatagcatttattaaataatttttagaaattcagtatttattttatataaattttctgAATGGTTTTCATGTCATTTATCAATTTCTCCAACAAATTTAATGTGAAACTAACACTCAATAAGATGTCAAACAGAGATTCGAAATTTTTGGGATTGTCCGTTGAAATTTTGAATACGTTGAAACATGTTTAaacatgggcgtggcattCACAGCGCGGCATTTAGCGACGATTCCGAGATATTTGTAACGAGCACCTGCCCAGCTTAAAATAACTCTGACTGGGCTGTCCAGATCTGCAATGTTGATATATGGGATTACCATGTATACAAGGCAAATAGGGGCCAATGGGCGCCTGCATGCTTCACCGCACGTGTGCACTGAACATGTAAAAATGTCCAAAATAGGTACCTggaaaaaatgttaaagagaAAAAATGTAGCGTactttttgtattgttttgttttactgAAATACACGAATAAGTCCAAAAGGTACAAGACTCTGTGCGTCGCGCCTCggcctgggtctgggtctTTAATTTGCTTTCGGCTGGTGAAATTTCGCCGTTGATGTactcgttgctgttgtcgtttttTTCTGTGCCGTCACGCTGACCTTGATCTGCTGATGGAGATGGAGACGCGACTTGGGGCCACTGATGAGCCGGGCACTTGagctgagaaaaaaaaaaaaataataaaatgcagtTGCCTGCGTCAGATttacttaatattttttttatgcttatgCAATACCACGtgcacacataaatatgtaaatctTCTGGTTGTTTATGACCATTATGTAATGGCTAAAACACTTGTCTGCCGTTAAGTCAAATCGTTTGGGCGGTGTGCTTATTGTCATCAGTCAATGCACAAAATCTCATAGATTGAAAGTTGAGAAGCTAATTGACAATTGTATTTCCGTACAATAAATGACTGGAAATCAGTCCAATAACAACATAAAATTAGTTTAGAATTGTGTATTCTAATTTCAGTTAATTTCATtagttttgtttcttttttcgttgttgactctccccctctctccctctctctctctctctctataaccgcaccgatcttaatattgGTAAATCACAAATTAAAGACAATTTAAACAATCCACTTTCTCCTTCTTTAAAAACTTAAGAAATTTAGAATTCAATTGATTTGGACATTTTCCTTTGCATTGTATCTATTCGATTTTCAAGACCTTAAAAGCTTCTTTAGCTTAATTTTAGGTGCCAAACAAATATTCCAAATTTGCCTTAGATGTTTCACTGTCCTCCTCTCTTTCTTCAGATTTCATAAATATCAACTGTCTTTCTATGCAGTTCTCATTATCTTAAATAGCATAAATTCATGATCAAAACATAATTGGATAATGATAAATAAttagataaataataaaactaaaatttgtaACGCTTGTAAGATTATttcacttaaattaaataaaaacaagtaagagtaagagaacagacggacatggctatatcgactcggctattgatgctgatcaagaatatatatactttatggggtcggagatgcttccttctgcctgttacatacatttgcattttgcacaaatacaatatacccttatacccatttttaatggattcagggtataaaaaatagatTTCAGCTTACAATATATAATGTTGTtgaattataataattgaGCGTTGGGAAAATGTGTGtcattataattattgatTACATTAGCTACaatataccctgaacacaCTTTCTCAAGCGCGTCTTCAAACCGCCTTTGGtagatatacataaataaaccgACTACTTAGCAGCTGACTTCCTAATTGGAAAATGGCAAGGCGCGGGCTCTGGCGAACCTCAAGAAGGGGGAAAAAAAATGTGTCACCTGTGACTTTCAGCAAAATAAATTTGGTCAACAATTTAGGTTATGCAACGGCCAATGGCCAAGCCCAAGACAAAAGTACACGAGCCGAGCACAGAAAGGCATACCAGACCCACCAAagagtaaatatatatttaaaacaaatacaaatgtagAGCGGCAAAAgtaaaaatgcattaaattatgTAAAGTTAAGGAGACCAAAACAGATACAAGCCAAATTGCCATGCGCCTGATGATATTCGAGACGTGTTCGTGTCGCGTCGTGTCGTGTTTGTATAGCTAATTATGTAGCTGCCTGGCAGTGGAGTcgagtaaataataataacaaaaaaaaaaaaaaaatggccaaGGCGCGTATTCGCACTGCTAAGTGGTGCAAAATGATAGGCGCAGACGCATCTATTATGGCACCAGCGAGTGCTAGACACACGAGTACTTACGATCCCTGGAGAGGCCTAAAATGTTTGTCAATATGCAATCGACAGGTAACCGGCCACTTAAAATTCAGCAACGGCAGCGAAAAAGCTccaaaaattcattttcataCGAAAAACCCAGCACAAAGTTAGGCTTAACACTGCGATCGCAGCGTCGAGTGGAGCACAAAAAACCAAGAGCCGAAGTCGAAGCCGAATCCGCTGCCGAAAGCGCAGACACAATGATCGAACCGCTCATATATAAGACCGGGTGTTACCAAAATATTTGTGTCATTGCAGTTTCATATACTCGTTCGGTCGGTTGTTGGTCTCCTCGTCGCGAACAAGCTCGAGAAAATTTTTGAGAAAACGAAAGTGCGTGGGTGTCAGTGCAAGAGTTAAATAAAAGAGAGTCAGAAAATGAAAGCGTTCATTGTTGCCAGTGTTTGTTTGTTCGGCCTGTTGAGCCTGGGCTCGGCACAGTTCCAAAATGGACGTCTGGAGCCGCCAAATCCGCAGCTATGCGCCCAGCGCATAATTCACGAGAAGACACCCGATGGCAAAGGGTGAGTTAATCACAGAGCTTGAATCTGAAAAATGTCCAGTATTAAATCACACTTCAACTTGTCCAACCCTATAGCTACTTTTTCTCGTGGCGTGACCCACAATTGAAGGGCGTCGAAGAGGATTGGCTGACTGCCAGAAACTATTGTCGCAGACGCTGCATGGACTCGGTTTCGCTGGAGACCAGTCTGGAGAACGAATGGATCAAGCAACGAGTTGTAGGCGAAAATGTAAGTTTTTTTTCAACTCATATAAATATGACAGCTTTGTTGGTCTTATccctaaaaacaaaacactaaACCAATAAGCCTAGCTTAACAGAAAAACATTTACATATGCATGGCATTGTTGCTGCCAATAAATAGTTTGCTTACAAGCGATTGATTAAAACTGAGAGtcaaatatacatacgtatataaaCAACCTCAACTGAATATCAATAAAGCTTTTGACACCTTTCTgacacaaaaaagaaaaaataataataatcttaaatataaataatactacaagttttaaatttataatttgcgTCCAACAAAACTTGATGAaattggaaataatttatgatgCGTTACgagcttaaattaaatatttaagtcttTTGTCTGATATTGTGTCACGTCTGGTTTGAAAATTCGCGCGCTTTTAAAGTGTGCGCTAATTTTGAGGCAGTCACATGCAAATCTGGCTGAAAGTGTGCCAAAGTAAGCGGAGTTCCAGTTAAATGCGattacacataaatatataatggaCAATCAAGTTCAATGTAAAGTTACATGAAATCTTTCTCAGTTGTTTTCGTCTCATAGCGATTTATCTTTTTCCTTTGCCTggcaattttgttgctgctgctgatgttgttgttgttgcgcacACGATTTGTGTCTTATGCAACATAAAGACAGACAAGTGTCAAGTAATTCcagtggctgctgctgaccAGCGACCGGCCGGCAGCGTCTCTGACTTACGTGagaaacaattgaaattgtaaTGAAAACGAAAGTGAGTGTGAGGAAACAGCCAAGGAAAtacaatttaacaataacaacaaatcaatATGCATATGTTTAGTTAACAGTCCACAATAGTGCACAGCCATAGAAAAGAGGAAGTGTTGCGGTTTCCACACGAATCATTGCCAatgccaaaacaaaagacttaggcaacaaacttgctGCTATTAGCAGCTGGCTGTGGCTAAaccataattaaatttgcaattgttaAGCGAAGCTAAACACAACAACGAGTATTCAATGTGTTGCTTTTAGGTTTATAgtatcataataataaatttcacttttatttatttgagaaACTTCTTTGGCTAGTCTTTAGCTCTGTGCAGCGCATACAATTACAAAGACCATTGGCTTTCATATTGGGGTATTTCTTTTAAGTCATTTTACGAATACGCAGATAAGCCTCTTAAACTAATCGATTCAAAGGTTTTTAATGCACGCTCCACTTTTACTTTACATCGTATCAGATTTAAGAGCCAAACATTTCCCGTCACACGTTCAAATAAAGCAAGTGCATTTGTTAGCTTCCGCAATGCATTGATTGATtgaaaccaaaacaaataaaatgctggCGAGGCCCGCAGCAACAATAGACAACAATTCCATGTCCAAGTTAATTTTTAACTTTCCGCTCAATGGAGTTTTTCAAAGGGCAGCATCAAGCACTCAATGACGGcaggtgtatgtgtgtaagtgtATATTGTGTGTGCACGTTAATACCACATgtatatacaataaaaaataaacagtttTATGGCCATTCGGGTGAAAGTGACTGATGAACATTGcggttgttgtcgctgtccATGGCTCTCTTGTAATGTTGACAGCCGCTCAACGAAACCCGCCGCCAACGGGTGCGGCCACAAAGGGCGCGACTTGGAATGGGTTCGCTTTCAATGGCACCATTATAGCCGCTGGCTGGCTGTCTGACTAGCTTTGTTACAGGGGCATGCCTTAAACTGGCAAAGCAGCAAATGTCGAAGCTTAAATTTCTACCAGCAACAATTGGTGCCAACGCATATTCGTGCGtacaataaaacaaactaaCGGAAAATTTGAATTCGAGCATCGGCCAGAGCAATGAACTTGAACTAGCCAAGTTTAGATCATGAGCTTTAAAACCTAAAccagattttcttttttcttataCGCCTTCTTTGTTCAAAATAAGTTAGAGTTTTAAATTCTTTCGCATACTTTCTCAATTTCTAGTTATAGGTTACACTTTTCTCTTTCATTTGTGCGCACGTGcttaaagcattttattttcgttcTTGCAGGTGAAATATATCTGGACCAGCGGTCGCTTGTGCGATTTCAAGGGCTGTGAACGTCCCGATCTGCAGCCCACGAACATCAACGGTTGGTTCTGGACCGCTACTCTGCAGAAGTTGGCACCCACCACAGAGCGTTCCCAGGGCGATTGGTCGCCCACCGGCGGCATTGGCCTGCCCCAGCCCGATAACCGTGAATTCAAACAAAACGGCGCACCCGAAAACTGTTTGGCCCTGCTTAACCAGTTCTACAATGATGGTGTTAACTGGCACGACGTGGCCTGCCACCACAAGAAGTCCTTCGTCTGCGAGGAGAACGATGCTCTGCTGAAGTATGTGCGCTACACAAATCCCAATCTGCGCATCTAAAACGCTCAAACTCAGACGAAAGTAGCATCTGGAATTACGTGTGGAGTTGGAGCCTCGAGCAGCGACtccaaataaaccaaaaatgaTATTTTATGTAGCTaccacatatatgcatatatatgtttatgtgtatgtatgtgaatgtATGTGCTTCTGTGCGAACAGATTTGTTCGTTTCGGTGCTGCTCATATACTCTTTGCTAGTTACTCTTTGAGTGTCTTTTGAACTTCCGACTATCCTGAATGTCTTACGTAATTTTGTATAACCATTTTTCCAATCTCTGCGCTCTTTCTCATCAATTagattaattattaattttgtattaatttatgattctttaaattataatataacatTCCAAACGACGTGAAAATTCAAATGCTTTTTTATGGTCTACtaatttacttaaatatttcGCGACAGCGGATATGAAAATGTGATTCGGATTGAGTCGCCGAACCAATTGGATTTGCCTACTTTAAAGAGCCTCTTATTTACTTTCAAAGTTGCGCACAGTATATCAGTATCAATACATTTAAAGTCGATTCTAAAACGCTGTTTCTTAAGAAGAAACAAACACTTATAACATTTTGGCAGAACAAAAGttattacaggtcaacaattATTCTTCTGAATTCCAAATGTTGTACGGAAATGGattacttttttttgtgtttaaaaAAGCGCGGCTATCGCTGCCATTTAGCTTGTGATACTTATCGATAGATCGCTAGCCAACGATAGTTCTCATATTTACGAAATATTTTTAGTATCGATACTTCATAGTATCGATGTCAATTGTACAACTGGCATTGATGTTTATTGAATTTGCTGGTTGAATATGGATATTGGCGAACTGTTGGCATTTAAAGCAAGTATGTACATTGCAGGGATACGCAGCCAATTAACAGATctattatgcatatatataacaacAGCCTGAGCAGACGCCGAAGCGACCACATGAAGACGACGATGATTTCGCGCTGCCAGAGCCGGCGACCAGCGATATTGGAAAAcggggcggcggcggcggcgatgaAAAGGCTAAGCGAATGCGTCGCATTGCGGAAGCTAAGGAAACAGCCAACTACAAGAAGCCACATGACGGCACATCTGGATCAGGAACAGCCGCGAGCAGCTCATTTGAATTTGATCCAGAGTTAACGGAGGAGGAGCGTCTCAACATACTGAAATATGTGGAGAGCGAAGAGGCCGAGGGCGATGCGCTAGACGAGCAAGGCCTTAAGAAGCTCATACTCGTGTTCGAGAAGCGAAACCTAAAAAATCAAGAAATGCGCATAAAATTCTCCGATAATCCGGAAAAATTCATGGACTCGGAACTTGATCTGCACACGGTAATACAAGAGCTAAAAGCAGTCGCCACAGTGCCGGATCTTTATCCGCTGCTCGTCGAGCTGCATGGCCTGCACAGTCTGCTCGAGCTATTGGCACATCAAAACACAGACATTGCTGTTGCGGTCGTCGATCTGTTACAAGAGGTCACTGATGTAGATATTCTGGGTGAGAGCAGCGAGGGAGCAGAGGCGTTAATCGAGGCTTTGCGTAAGGAGCAAATCTGTGCCTTGCTGGTGCAGAATCTAGACCGCCTTAACGAGCAGGTCAAGGAAGAAGCCGATGGCGTGCACAATACGCTCGCTATTGTTGAGAACTTGACCGAAATAGATAACGAGTTTGTGCGCGAGGCGGCCACACAGGGTCTACTGGCTTGGTTACTTAAGCGGCTCAAGGGCAAATCACCCTTTGATCCA from Drosophila virilis strain 15010-1051.87 chromosome 2, Dvir_AGI_RSII-ME, whole genome shotgun sequence carries:
- the LOC6630555 gene encoding uncharacterized protein → MKAFIVASVCLFGLLSLGSAQFQNGRLEPPNPQLCAQRIIHEKTPDGKGYFFSWRDPQLKGVEEDWLTARNYCRRRCMDSVSLETSLENEWIKQRVVGENVKYIWTSGRLCDFKGCERPDLQPTNINGWFWTATLQKLAPTTERSQGDWSPTGGIGLPQPDNREFKQNGAPENCLALLNQFYNDGVNWHDVACHHKKSFVCEENDALLKYVRYTNPNLRI